Proteins encoded within one genomic window of Ranitomeya variabilis isolate aRanVar5 chromosome 4, aRanVar5.hap1, whole genome shotgun sequence:
- the LOC143768995 gene encoding protein kinase C delta type-like — translation MLDADGHIRIIDLGLAQNGVSSSKNIFGVTGAFHYMAPEVHRRKRYGAAVDWWSLGIVVSRMAAGRYPFYNGPVKQMAFKSIINEKPKFPTWLDADVKHLIKKLLRKDPQTRLGVSGNIREHPFFTTFGWEDLEERRVEPPFTPFRPVLENNHLQWPEHTVLHPVAGFTYVSPSWTRWMKRSGL, via the exons atgttggatgcagatggccacatccgtatcatcgaccttgggcttgcccaaaatggcgtctcctcctccaaaaacatctTTGGAGTGACGGGCGctttccattacatggcccctgaggtgcatcgtagaaaacggtatggcgcagcagtggactggtggagcctggggattgtggtgtccaggatggcagcagggcgatatccattttacaacggccccgtcaagcaaatggctttcaaatccatcatcaacgagaagccaaaatttccaacttggcttgatgctgacgtgaaacatctcatcaagaagctgctgcgcaaagaccctcagacacgcctgggtgtgagcgggaacatcagagagcatccattctttaccaccttcggctgggaggatctggaggaaaggagagtagagccaccatttacaccattcaggccagttctggagaacaaccatctgcagtggccggagcacacagtccttcaccccgtggccggatttacgtacgtgtcaccaagctggacccg gtggatgaaaagatctggactgtga